In Amphiura filiformis chromosome 2, Afil_fr2py, whole genome shotgun sequence, one DNA window encodes the following:
- the LOC140145938 gene encoding inhibin beta E chain-like — MRGLNLAILAAILIVKTVKVLGGPTNSLITSNYEGSDVLTPVYNISHTTEESPGPADLNFGEPELPQDELHGKESTPSKPQQSTPNDPGQTATRAAAATGLDSRSTSPPCPGCRLYQEDTELDRINRLERFKNRILQKLQLTRPPNISNPIINLPDEVFQIGQNQNNQPPRHQHHHRVAEKTESTSKVYLFADDQGCENTSKERRIRETTQCFRFPISPATKEQTLASAQLWVYLPPRNATTKQLRNIVATLPAEYYDARYTLAVKEDFIGDGWVELPLRHAIKRFVKSQHYIEIQSKPTPVGTEGPVRPILAMTYAMKNRERRQSSQNPNGNRCNPRHSCCMRSLQVTFAEIGWDWILQPPSYTANYCTGVCNTANPHGEYRNHHSHLLTTWLLNQPASSTRSIPSCCVPSSMGSLDIIFQDDNGVVNRTTLSDMTANGCHCVVN; from the exons TCCTGATCGTTAAGACAGTGAAGGTTTTGGGTGGACCAACCAACTCTCTTATAACAAGCAATTACGAGGGCTCGGACGTACTAACTCCAGTCTATAATATATCACATACAACAGAAGAGAGTCCAGGTCCAGCGGATTTGAATTTTGGTGAACCCGAGCTACCCCAAGACGAACTTCATGGAAAAGAGTCTACACCTTCCAAACCACAACAAAGCACCCCGAATGATCCGGGACAAACCGCAACACGTGCCGCGGCTGCTACTGGGCTTGATTCCAGGAGTACATCCCCTCCGTGCCCGGGTTGTCGACTCTATCAAGAAGATACAGAATTGGACAGAATCAACAGATTAGAAAGATTTAAAAATCGTATTTTACAAAAGTTGCAATTGACTAGACCACCAAACATATCAAACCCGATCATCAATTTACCTGATGAAGTATTTCAGATTGGACAAAATCAAAATAATCAGCCACCGcggcatcaacatcatcatcgtgTGGCAGAGAAGACCGAATCGACATCCAAAGTGTATCTTTTTGCag ATGATCAGGGATGCGAAAATACCTCGAAGGAGAGACGAATTAGAGAGACTACACAATGTTTTAGATTCCCTATTTCACCAGCAACTAAAGAGCAAACGCTAGCTTCTGCCCAACTGTGGGTTTATCTTCCTCCACGTAACGCAACGACGAAGCAGTTGAGGAACATAGTAGCAACACTCCCAGCAGAGTATTATGATGCTAGGTATACGTTAGCAGTAAAAGAAGACTTCATCGGTGATGGTTGGGTGGAACTCCCTTTGCGCCATGCTATCAAACGCTTTGTGAAATCCCAACATTACATAGAAATACAAAGCAAACCTACTCCTGTTGGTACTGAAGGTCCTGTACGTCCAATTCTTGCAATGACGTATGCTATGAAGAATCGTGAACGCAGACAGTCTAGCCAGAACCCCAACGGTAACAGATGCAATCCAAGACATTCATGTTGCATGAGGTCGCTACAAGTGACTTTTGCAGAAATTGGTTGGGACTGGATACTCCAACCTCCGTCTTACACTGCCAATTATTGTACTGGAGTCTGCAACACTGCGAATCCACATGGCGAGTACCGTAATCATCATTCTCACCTTCTCACCACGTGGCTTCTTAACCAGCCTGCAAGTAGCACAAGGTCTATCCCGTCCTGTTGTGTTCCGTCATCTATGGGGTCTCTTGATATAATATTTCAAGATGATAATGGGGTGGTTAATCGTACTACATTATCAGATATGACGGCCAACGGGTGCCACTGCGTCGTTAATTGA